One part of the [Synechococcus] sp. NIES-970 genome encodes these proteins:
- the dnaK_4 gene encoding chaperone protein DnaK: MGKVVGIDLGTTNSCVSVMEGGKPTVIANAEGFRTTPSVVAYAKNGDLLVGQIAKRQAVMNPGNTFSSVKRFIGRKHSEVSNESTEVAYVVERDSSGNVKIDCPAKEKKFAPEEISAQVLRKLIEDASKYLGEPVTQAVITVPAYFNDSQRQATKDAGKIAGVEVLRIINEPTAASLAYGLDKKSNETILVFDLGGGTFDVSILEVGDGVFEVLATSGDPHLGGDDFDKKIVDFLADEFQRTEGIDLRKDKQALQRLTEAAEKAKIELSNVTQADINLPFITATQDGPKHLDMGLTRAKFEELCADLIDRCRIPVENALRDAKLDKSAIDEVVLVGGSTRIPAVQDVVERVLGKKPNQTVNPDEVVAIGAAIQGGILAGEVKDILLLDVTPLSLGVETLGGVMTKIIPRNTTIPTKKSEVFSTAVDGQTNVEIHVLQGEREMSKDNKSLGTFRLDGIPAAPRGIPQIEVTFDIDANGILSVTAKDKGTGKEQSISITGASTLPDDEVDRMVREAEANASADKERREKIDRKNQADSLVYQAEKQLEELGDKVPADEKSKADQMIKDLKEAVAQENDEKISTLMPELQQLLYTIGSNIYQQAGGDPSAAGFDPNAAAGGPTPGSANDGGDDVIDAEFSETK; encoded by the coding sequence ATGGGAAAAGTTGTCGGTATTGACCTCGGAACCACCAACTCCTGCGTATCCGTAATGGAAGGCGGCAAGCCCACCGTTATCGCTAACGCAGAAGGATTTAGAACAACCCCCTCCGTTGTTGCCTACGCGAAAAATGGCGACCTCCTCGTTGGACAAATTGCCAAGCGTCAAGCCGTGATGAACCCCGGCAACACCTTTTCTTCCGTGAAACGTTTCATCGGACGTAAGCACAGCGAAGTCAGCAACGAATCCACAGAAGTCGCCTACGTTGTCGAAAGAGATAGTAGCGGCAACGTTAAAATCGACTGCCCCGCTAAAGAGAAAAAGTTTGCCCCCGAAGAAATCTCAGCCCAAGTCCTCCGGAAATTAATCGAGGATGCGAGCAAGTACCTCGGTGAACCCGTTACCCAAGCCGTCATCACTGTTCCTGCTTACTTTAACGACTCCCAGCGACAGGCTACCAAAGACGCCGGGAAAATCGCTGGGGTTGAAGTTCTGCGGATCATCAACGAACCAACTGCCGCTTCCCTCGCCTATGGTTTAGACAAAAAGAGTAACGAGACGATCCTCGTCTTTGACCTTGGGGGTGGCACTTTCGATGTGTCGATCCTTGAAGTGGGCGATGGTGTGTTTGAAGTGTTGGCAACCTCCGGAGACCCGCACCTCGGTGGTGATGACTTCGACAAGAAAATTGTCGACTTCCTCGCCGATGAATTCCAACGGACGGAAGGCATTGACCTCCGTAAGGACAAGCAGGCGCTCCAACGGCTCACTGAAGCAGCAGAAAAAGCCAAAATTGAGCTGTCCAATGTGACCCAAGCGGATATCAACCTCCCCTTCATTACTGCAACCCAAGATGGACCTAAGCACCTTGATATGGGTTTGACCCGGGCGAAGTTTGAAGAGCTCTGCGCAGACCTAATTGATCGCTGCCGGATTCCGGTTGAGAATGCGCTCCGTGACGCGAAGCTCGACAAGTCGGCGATCGACGAAGTTGTTCTCGTGGGGGGGTCTACGCGGATTCCTGCGGTTCAAGATGTCGTTGAGCGGGTTTTAGGGAAAAAACCCAACCAAACCGTTAACCCCGATGAAGTAGTGGCGATCGGTGCCGCAATCCAAGGCGGGATCCTCGCCGGGGAAGTCAAGGACATTCTGCTCCTCGACGTTACACCTCTATCCCTTGGTGTAGAAACCCTCGGTGGTGTGATGACGAAGATTATCCCCAGAAATACCACCATCCCCACCAAAAAATCCGAAGTCTTCTCGACAGCCGTTGATGGTCAAACCAACGTGGAAATTCACGTTCTCCAAGGGGAACGGGAAATGTCGAAGGACAACAAGAGTCTCGGAACTTTCCGCCTCGACGGGATTCCTGCTGCCCCCCGTGGTATTCCCCAGATCGAAGTTACCTTTGATATTGATGCTAACGGGATTCTAAGCGTCACCGCGAAGGATAAAGGCACCGGCAAAGAGCAATCTATCAGCATCACAGGTGCTTCGACATTACCTGATGATGAAGTGGATCGGATGGTCAGAGAAGCGGAAGCGAATGCTTCTGCAGATAAGGAACGCCGTGAAAAAATTGACCGCAAGAACCAAGCAGATTCCCTCGTTTACCAAGCAGAGAAGCAGTTAGAGGAACTCGGTGATAAAGTTCCCGCTGACGAAAAGAGCAAAGCAGATCAGATGATCAAAGATCTCAAGGAAGCGGTAGCTCAGGAAAACGATGAAAAAATTTCCACCCTGATGCCCGAACTGCAACAGTTGCTCTACACCATTGGTAGCAACATTTATCAACAGGCAGGTGGTGATCCTTCTGCGGCAGGGTTTGACCCCAATGCTGCGGCAGGTGGCCCGACCCCTGGTAGCGCCAATGACGGTGGTGATGATGTGATAGATGCTGAGTTCTCTGAAACCAAGTAA
- the ispE gene encoding 4-diphosphocytidyl-2C-methyl-D-erythritol kinase, whose protein sequence is MSAYLLTAPAKINLYLEILGDRPDGFHELVMVMQTIDLCDRIEVRQNRSGEINLYCQHPEVPLTENNIAYRAAQLMMGQFADIYGEIAGGVDITIEKNIPVAAGLAGGSTDGAAVLVGLNLLWDLGLTQPELQELAAALGSDVPFCIGGGTAIATGRGEILDPITDLDGIPIVLAKYRNIAVSTPWAYQTYREQFGNGYIRDAAGWQTRMKQLHSGGLIQAIQKQDRQAIAKELYNDLEKVVLPAFPKVQQLRDCFVNHGAIGTMMSGSGPSVFAICESRDQAEALKHQVAQELNDADLELWVTQIASPDIQAEIR, encoded by the coding sequence ATGTCTGCCTATCTCCTGACTGCCCCTGCAAAAATTAATCTCTATCTAGAAATTTTGGGCGATCGCCCCGATGGTTTTCACGAGTTGGTGATGGTGATGCAAACCATTGACCTCTGCGATCGCATTGAAGTGCGCCAAAATCGCAGTGGCGAGATCAACCTCTATTGCCAACACCCAGAAGTACCCCTCACCGAAAATAATATTGCCTACCGTGCAGCCCAACTCATGATGGGCCAGTTCGCCGACATTTATGGGGAAATTGCTGGGGGCGTCGACATCACCATCGAGAAAAATATTCCCGTGGCGGCAGGTCTTGCCGGGGGATCCACAGATGGGGCGGCGGTGCTGGTAGGCTTAAATTTGCTTTGGGATCTGGGCCTGACCCAGCCAGAATTACAAGAATTAGCGGCGGCATTGGGTTCCGATGTGCCCTTCTGTATTGGCGGCGGCACGGCGATTGCCACCGGGCGCGGTGAAATTTTAGACCCCATTACTGACCTCGATGGCATTCCCATTGTCCTGGCGAAATACCGCAATATCGCCGTTTCTACCCCCTGGGCCTACCAGACCTACCGCGAACAGTTTGGCAATGGCTACATCCGGGATGCTGCCGGTTGGCAGACCCGCATGAAACAACTCCATTCTGGTGGCCTCATCCAAGCAATTCAGAAACAAGACCGCCAGGCGATCGCCAAAGAACTCTACAACGATCTCGAAAAAGTGGTGCTCCCCGCATTTCCCAAAGTACAACAACTGCGGGATTGCTTTGTCAACCATGGGGCGATCGGCACAATGATGTCTGGCTCTGGTCCTAGTGTTTTTGCGATCTGTGAGAGCCGTGACCAAGCCGAAGCACTCAAGCATCAAGTGGCCCAAGAACTCAACGATGCCGACCTCGAACTCTGGGTCACCCAGATCGCCAGCCCTGACATTCAAGCAGAAATTCGTTAG
- a CDS encoding putative alcohol dehydrogenase → MIKAFAVHEPIGDLQPFEYDPGELMPDQVEIDVKYCGICHSDLSMIANEWGTTQYPLVPGHEVVGAIAKVGKNVKNLSVGQVVGLGWHAGYCNNCPQCTTGDQNLCATAQGTIVGHHGGFAEKVRAAANSVVPIPEGIDLEAAGPLFCGGITVFNPLVQYGIEPTSKVAVIGIGGLGHMAVQFLNAWGCEVTAFTSSEAKIQEALELGAHHTLNSRDPEAIAAAAGQFDLIISTVNVKLDWNHYLSTLKPRGRLHFVGATLDPLDINVFALIMQQRSISGSPVGSPATIAKMLEFAKLHHIQPKIETFKFADVNKAIARLKSGAAHYRIVLCH, encoded by the coding sequence ATGATTAAAGCCTTTGCCGTCCACGAACCCATCGGTGATTTACAACCTTTTGAGTATGACCCCGGTGAGCTGATGCCGGATCAGGTGGAGATTGACGTAAAATACTGCGGCATTTGTCACAGTGACCTCAGTATGATTGCGAATGAATGGGGGACGACGCAGTATCCCCTTGTCCCTGGTCACGAAGTTGTAGGGGCGATCGCCAAAGTTGGAAAAAACGTAAAAAATCTTAGCGTTGGGCAAGTTGTCGGTCTCGGTTGGCACGCTGGCTATTGCAATAACTGCCCCCAATGTACAACGGGCGATCAAAATCTCTGCGCCACGGCCCAAGGCACCATTGTCGGTCACCATGGCGGTTTTGCAGAAAAAGTCCGGGCAGCAGCCAATAGTGTTGTACCGATTCCCGAAGGCATTGATCTAGAAGCTGCTGGCCCCCTCTTTTGTGGCGGGATTACTGTTTTTAATCCCCTCGTCCAATATGGCATTGAACCCACTTCAAAGGTCGCCGTCATCGGGATTGGTGGCTTGGGCCATATGGCGGTGCAGTTCCTCAATGCCTGGGGTTGTGAAGTGACGGCCTTTACTTCCAGCGAAGCAAAAATCCAAGAAGCCCTCGAACTCGGTGCTCACCATACCCTTAATTCTCGTGATCCAGAGGCGATCGCCGCCGCTGCAGGTCAGTTTGATCTGATTATTTCGACTGTCAATGTCAAACTCGATTGGAATCACTACCTCAGCACCCTGAAGCCCCGGGGTCGCTTGCATTTTGTTGGCGCAACCCTAGATCCCCTCGATATCAATGTCTTTGCCCTCATTATGCAACAGCGTTCGATCTCTGGTTCCCCCGTCGGTAGCCCCGCCACCATAGCAAAAATGTTGGAATTCGCTAAACTGCACCATATTCAGCCCAAAATCGAGACGTTTAAGTTTGCAGACGTCAACAAGGCGATCGCCCGCCTCAAAAGCGGCGCTGCCCATTACCGGATTGTGCTTTGCCATTAA